Genomic segment of Populus trichocarpa isolate Nisqually-1 chromosome 12, P.trichocarpa_v4.1, whole genome shotgun sequence:
aaaattaattttttttgctaaaaattaatttttttatattttggatcgttttgatgcgctgatttcaaaaataattttttaaaaaataaaaaaaaatatcattttgatgcatttcggcatgaaaaagcactttgaaaagcaaccacaaccgcaaccgcaaccacactcccaaacaggcttaaatcaataaaagaaatagacTTAGTAACATCAttgatgttttcatattttCCAAACAATACCAACAAGTGCATTACATATACActccttcatttagaaaggatcgtaATATAATTAATTGGTTATTCGTTGTGCAAACTAAATCTATGAGTCATTTCCAAATTGTTCATATTGATATTAACAAGTTAAATGATATAATGAGTACCGGTGATAAtataaaagatgatgaagatgaagggtTTGAACAACTTGAGTTTGACAAAGAAGATGATGGACATGAAGATGATGAGGATTCAAATTAAATAGTagatctaaaataattttagatgtAAGACATTATTATGGAATTAACATATTTATTGTCATTGTATAAGGTATTTCAACTTTATACATTTGTCAAGTGTTTATTATTGTGATCGTGGTTTTAATGTATTATGAATGAATCTGTTGTTGATGGGTAATTAGGTTTGATAGGGAATGCATCTGgtagataagaaaataaatttctataatttaaCCGACAGAATCATCGACGAACAACAAAATCATCAGAGAATTATAGAGACCTTGAGAAAGAATTCAGGGGATTAGATATTCAACGACGGAGTCTCAgacaaaatatatttcattgttgatattaaaaacaacaaaattcacCGACATCCAGCAAAAACACCAGAGAAttatagagaagaaaaaattatctaacggccaacaaaaacatcaaagaattacacagaagaaaaattaaccgaTAGTTTTACCAAAGGACAATAAAAATCATTGGAGAATTACAGAGAGCTTGGGAAGAATTCAGGGGATTGGATATTCACCGATGGATatactaacaaataaaaagtcattagtgaatttgggtttttttgagAGAGTTCTGAAATTTTTAAATGGTTGACACTTGATAGTGTTAAAATTTCATTGGTAAAACCATCAGTAATGTACTAACGTGGTCTATCATCAAAGGTTTAACCGATGAAaaatttcattgatgatattAAACCCATATATGTCAAGGCAATTCCTAACTTTTCCCtatttcttctcctccctcaaaatcctctctctttctctctcctctagGTGATGGTTTCTCTATCCTTTAGGCAACATTTTCTCTTTCATCAaggtttgatatattttatacccataaatttataattattgcaatatctattttattggtaatgttattgttttggatttgactatattgaaaatatgtaaataaaaatgctaaaaataattttataaatctatCAATAAGACGATAGATGGACTTGGAATTTGATTGGCGAGGATTAAATGGTTTCCTTTAAGGTGGGAAATTTAGCACTTGacagaaaatttaaattaaaataagaggATATAATTCCtagcaataattttattttctacattgttttgatttttcaaatatgtAAGTGGGTGCTTATATACTTTGttctatgtttttatattatacttgtgtgggtctttattttttttaagtttaataggGCGAACGATGTGTTGTCCGCTCCAATTCCTTGGAACAAAAGTAGATGAAACATCATCCGTCTTTATAGACGAAACGTCGTCTAGAAATCCTAGAATTTGGCCACTGGTGTTGCCGGAAAAATAAGGttcttttttaatccaaaaatcaattttcaatccattttgacccaaaacacctagGAAACAACCTAGGAACCTTGCGAAACTAATTCATGGtcttaaaaaatgtaaaaaacaaaaacaacccaaaactCTAAATCAATAAGAAACCAAAAGTCTTCCCAagcttagatttattttttaaagtgttttcaaggtaaaataaAACACCTAATCTTAACTTCCTTTATCATATGGAACCTTTTGACACAACAATCAATTATTTTGGTGGCCAAAATCTTTCCCAACAATAAATTTCTTTCTCTAAACCAGAATCCGACGaccccctctctctcctccatccaaaaaaagactaaaaaagagaaaaataaagtgtggtaccaatttttttaaaaaacaattacaaggACTAGTTACCAAGTAGCTTTAAAAGATAAGGAACTAAAATGAACGTTTCAAATAAATTGCAGACTTGCCACCTATTTTATCcacttttatttctttagttctttatctttcaattcaactctCATCcctaaaaaatatgcaatttggCTCTAATTTAGGCTAAAAAGGGCTCAATTGTGTATAagaaaagtttgaggatcaaattgaaaattaaaaaaaactcactatTACAATCCATAGTGAATTGTAAGATgatgaacaataaaaatgacTATATGTTTTCCCTACATGCTTTAACTTTTGTTAATGGTAGGggacaataatatatttttcttgtgcaCACTAAAAGGCAAAGAGAAACTCTAAATCTTGTACATCTatgatactatttttttttataaaaaaaatcaaaattgaatttgtttcttCATAACCCATCCTATTCTATTTATGATGCCACGttgatctttaaaaatattaacaaaatactaAAGGGTgtagctatgtttttttttttaaatagtatttactataatagtgttttgtgtttgtgttttttttttttaatttcacccttcgacaacctaatttttttattattatttttatcatttaatattagattattttggtaattgtgcttcataattctttttttttattttctttctattgggttatatACCGAccttatgaatttaatttgtttttctcaatttcaaccttcaacattagatctgTTAGAAGTtggatttgtaattttttttatttgatttctatgaAGTCATCTTAATCTTATGACTTAAGTCTTGAGTTTAATAGATTAACCAGGGTTgaatcgagttttttttttgttgccttttctaattgtgttttttttcttctaatttcatccctcaatattgggttgattgaaaattgagcttcatgtgttttttttttttgctttctataagattatctcaATTTCATATCGCGGGTTTAGTAGGTTGAGCCGGGTTgagtctatttatttttttagggtcctttttttaattgagattcataattttttttagtttttctatggaattatcttgatttcatgaCCCAAGTCGTGAGTTTGGAaaattaacttgggttaactcagtttatttttttagtttttttttaatttcagcctacaatattaattttagaCAAAGAAGATGTttagagaaaaagaagataTGCACCTTATCAtgttgtagagagagaaaaaaatgagagaagatgtttagagaaaaagaagataTGCATAAACGAGTTTGGTTGATTCTTCgctataatttagtttttttttggtcaaattttaaaatttagtattAAGTTGGAATGTAAATTACAACTAGATTATTGATTTGTGTTCcgtgaatattaatttttaaaataatattaaaaatatatagaatattttaatagtgttattaaacctaactaagcgggttaatttttaaactttcactCAACTCTTTGCCAGATTCAAGTAATGTGGGCTTGACAATCATACCAGATCCAAACACAGACCCAAGTGCTTTTAGTCTGGCAACCATGTCAGATCCAAGGTGCCTTGGGCCTGGCCGCCACGTCGGACCTAGGCGCCTTGGATCTGACATGACCTAGGCACCTGAGCCTGACAACCATGCCAGACCTAtgtgtcttctttttttcaaatataagaaTTCTCTTATAATTgttctaaaaacatatttattatgtattttcatctttatctttctaaccaaatatatttatatcttttctatatttctttcttctatttttgaaCTTTAACCACACCCTTAaaattcattcaatttttttttatttgtctctaattttagtgaagaaatcatctacaaaaatacataaattaagaTAGTAAAAAAGGATAATAAGTCTTTTACatataaagtattttcttttcctgaAACATAATGTATCAattcaaaagttcaaaagttttctcttatgattatacattttaaattttcatatatactaatagttatAATGTATAATAAACTCTAATTGTAACAAACTTTGACAATTAGATCATGCAACaacatctcaaatttaaaaaagcatgaaCCCTTTAAAAAATTGTCCAACACTtggatgaaaacataaaattaatatttttatccataatgcatacaaaaaagaaaagtttatttttgaagatttgaaataaattacttagaactcaatatgtttttttctattctttcctcttcaaatataacaaatttataaaataaattatacaaacaaaaaagagtttGCAGTTAAGTTCTATtgtatataaatgaaaaattctaCTTGAATGAgacaatgtttgtttttgcagtccaatcgtacttttaaaaaattttatattttttgacccaaacgcttgggtctgacatggttTCCAGACCCAAGCACGTGGGTTTAGACCTAAGCGACATGGGGCTGGCAACCATGCCAAACCCAAGGTGCGTGGGCAACTATGCTAGACCCGAGATGCTTGGGTCTTGCaaccatgccagacccaagcgTCATGGGTCTGATAGTCGTGTCAGACCTAAGGTACTTGGATATGACAAGCATGCCTGATTTCataaacaacaaacaaatagGATAATTGTACACTTTAGTTtctagaagagagaaaagaaagaaaaaacacaaataatcgATTACCAGCGGCAATCCAACTATTATCTATCTACACGCACCACACCATGTGAAAGAGGGCACATTTGTGCATCCAGTTAGATGACAGATGGCCAGATTTGACCACCGGGAAGCGTTATACACACCTTCTTAATGGCGTGGGCGCCGTCCACTCGCTAAGGCTTGAGAAACACACGCCTGcaacttttcaattaaaagtaACAAATACAATGTAAGAATACTAAAACACCCATATGGTCctcttaattatataaaatatccatgtaaaaatacaaaaatacccccaaaggcaaaggttttttttttttaatcttttatgatGCTAAAAGTGTTATTTGATTGtacttgaaaattgaaaaacttgaaTACCCTTGTGGAAGAAAGCCAAAGAAACGTTTATCTGCCCgtgaaaagatgagaaattgaaaatgaaagtactattacaatccacagTAAAAACTCTCTTGATCTACCTTGATTTCCCCAcaccatttagttttttttataattttttcaaaatatagtaGACAAGTAAACATGATGCTAAGCTGAAGGTGGTTTtcccttattattattgtcactTCTTAAAACCTAACTCGACCTGGTGGGTTAACCCGTGTCTTGGAACTAAGACTAAACTGAGTTTCAACAAAAATAGAAGATTGATTGACCCAATCAAAAACATTGTTTGATTTGTAATCCGATCAGCCTCgtaaatatctaattaaaacacggtaaaaaattatttaaaaaaaaagttaaaacgatactatttttaattttttataaaataaaaatattaaattgatttaaattaatcataattaacttatttaatctatcttaataaaaaaaactgcgGGGTTAGAAACTATAATAATTGCAActgtataattgaaaaaataataattaaataaaaatgcaagTGGATGAGCCTTTTTCAATATTACGGTAAGAATCTGGTGTCCAGTTGTAGTCAATTTTACAGTGGGCGTGAAAATCTGTTGTTCAgttggaaaaaaggaaaaaaacgaGAGAATATTttgtgtctatttttttattttttagtacaGTGTCGTCAGttgataaaataagaaaaggacAAGATAGCTATTGTCAAGGCAGGTAAAGAGACGTGTCATTAGCCGAATGGACAATATTACCCGTAAAacattaaaagagagagagagagagtggtaaACAAAACTAACCAATCAGAGGAAGGAGGAGCCCTACTtgcgaataaaaaaaacaaaaaggaaacaaattagGAGTAGCCctagagagagaggaaagataaataccaccaccaccaccaaacaCCTTGTTGTTGTTGGGAATCTGATAGGAATTGTATTTTTCTTGCCCTCTTTCTTATCGGAAAAAgccgtctctctctctctctcgcgcTCGCTTCACTTGTGTTGTGTTCTGTTCGAATGGGTGGGAGTCGATGGCTGAGGCCTGAGGTACGTAACTTCTGCCAAGAGCTAATTATTTGATTCAGATCTTAGTCTTTTTGTATTGTAGCTAGGCTAGATCTAATAATTTCTGTGCCTTGTTGACTTTGTTTTGCTTCTTGTAGCTACAGTGCCTCCTCATCCTCATGTGTTTTTCATATTGATTGGTGTATTTGTGATGCATGCAGGTGTATCCTCTCTTCGCTGCTGTTGGAGTAGCGGTTGGGATCTGTGGATTTCAGTTGGCCCGTAACATCTGCATCAACCCTGAAGTCAGGTACTCCTCCTCCACTCTATCtatctctgtgtgtgtgtgtgtgtgatgaaTTGTGTGCATTTCCTTGTGTATTTGCTAGCTCCTTTTTTCTGTAGATTAGATTATATTAGATATGGTATATCAGCCTTCAGctgttatttaattttgttgctGTTTTGTTTTACTAATTATCAGGATTAATATATGTCTGCTTCAACTGCCTCTACATAACCCTAACAGAGTTGTATTCTAATCTATTGTCTTGGAATGTTTTTGGTTTGTGTTTATTATATATTgacttaaattaaaagaaaaatataatctttcattttaattcctTCCACTTGAGCATGGATTAGCCACCCCTTTCTGTGTAGTGGCATATCCGGGAATTGTTAATTTTCCTTCTCCTCTACCAATCTCGTCTAGTTAGTTATCCGAGAAGGTCAAAAGGAAAACTGTCGAGCACCTGCACGCTTGATGCTTTGTGGCTACCAGCTTTAATGATGACACATGAGAACGTAGCCATGGAGGAATCAAATCTATggggaaaaaaagatttttcatgtatttttttccttattttttaaggaaatttATCAATCAAATAATCTGTttgtttattgatattttaaaacagGGTAACGAAGCAGAACAGAGCTGCTGGAGTTTTGGACAACTTTTCAGAGGGAGAAAAGTATTCTGAGCATGGTCTAAGGAAACTTGTGCGCAACAGGTCTCCTCAAATCATGCCATCCATCAACAACTTCTTCACAGACCCAAAACTGAACTGAATAACGTGGTCTATGTTGTTGTAGGGTACGCAGTAAAGTCAGCGTATCAGTGTCGCTGTTTGTGATAGAAGTTTATGCTGTGTTTTGAACCTATTGAATGCATGTCTTTGACCCTAAAACAACCTCTGGATGGATTTGCTGTAATAAGCCTGATTAAACCTGAAAGGAATTGGACTGTGGCATCTTTGGAAAATGAGTTGAAGTCCCTTTGTGAATTGATGTTAATGGAagataactttcttttttttatcgcCAGCGAATTTTCATTCGTGTAAAAGGGTGCTGATTGTTATCTTCCAAATGCCATAAAATCTGATCATTCAGTGTGAAGGGCATTGCAACCCTAggccttttattattttattttggaatccCACAGCTGAGCTGAGAAAATCCTATGATTTGTGTAATAATGTATTGTGTGTTGCTATGGTCGGTCCGATGTTGTTATGAATACCTGTGCCACCCGGCAAGGTAACGGAGAAAACAACCGCATCCCTCTATCCCCTTTGATTGCCCCGGAAATAGAAAGGATTCTCGTTGCTTTTTTTAATCTACCCTATGCTTGCTTCACGATTGAAACTTTCAATAATCGGTGAACTGTTTTAAAAGTTCCACCCATTGAAAATAAGCCAAGAGTTCATTGTAGTTTGGAAGTCTGATACCTCATCGGCCTTCTCAAGTCTGATACCGGAGGATGTtttgtaattgaaaattaagaagtTTAATACAATCTCTCTCTAGCTTAATTGGATGAAATTagtcttgaaattttggtagatatataaaattaaaagataaataactgAAATGTAAGACCCAAATGTAATATATACTTAATTCTAAATTCTtgtaattttcattttgatcctaaaaataaatttttgttatttttcagttcatgAATGATAGAGTGACTCACCGAAAAATAACAGTAGAGAAAGTATTGGATTGTAGTGATTCTGATAATCAAATAGACAAGTTTGGTGTCAAAAAGTTACATTTGACAAGAAGTATTTTATGCTAGTGGTTTTTAGTCCTCATCTTGcaggaaaaaatagattgaggGTTTGATCGGGGGTTTGGAAATTTTTGTGGTCTTTGTtaggttttttggttttcaaccaatatttttctactttaagGGCACAAATGGGTTTAATGAGGTTTGTGCGGTGTTTCTCaagtgtttttagatgaaaaataagttgattggtcaaaaattcaaaatttgtttttctatctaATTTCTGGCTACTTTGACTATCTTAAACCAGGTAAACAGACGCCGCATTGTCTTCCATAACAAAAAACGCGTCatctgctttaattttttttcaaaaaaatcggaggtagttaataaaaaaaaaacaaggccaAGTGTCCAGGCCCACATGCACTTTGCAAGTTACTGGAGGCCCATGTGCTCGATTTGACCCTTTTTTCTGTACTcgaaaacaaattcatttactctttagttttgaattggttctaagataatattataaatttttatttgaattttaatatttttctaaatattatttatcttatatgaaaataatagtaataataataaatggttcatgaaaaattgatttaaatcattttttgttcttaaaaattttaaatagattttgaacatgattttatcattattatgatatttttagcttttaatcatatataaaatatggacatactattttgatatttgttgttaACTTGCTTTAacaattataacattttttttttaatagaaacaaTGGTTTCAGTTATATACCTTGTGTTTGCTAAGATAAACAACAAAtatgttaataagaaaaattatcttgatggaaaaaaattcaaaataggtGTATTttcaggtttaataacactgtCAAGGAATTCATTGAGACCTGAATATTTTCTTACATTCAAAAAACTTTTGCCCCCTCTCGCAACGTAATGCGAGCATATAAACTAGTTTTGATCCAAAAAATTTGCGATGGTAATTCATCAAGAAGaacatttaaattgtttttgaaacacaCAAATATTAGAGGAAGCCACACATGTTGCTCAACTGTTATGGGCTTTTTCACATACTAGCACTTACGTTGTACGtaccaactatttttttttaatttggtcttgattaaatagattttttattgattatttaataactcttttatttttttcatttgaagcaagaaatatacaaaaacaaaacttcaaTTATGATTTCACAAGTAGAAAACAAATTCGTAAGAAATATGAGTATTTTTTAATACGCGAAATAAATCAAAGGGAAAACTAATGAAAATGACTTTAATAACACCCATAtatctcaaatataattttaatgtactgattagatcaatttcaaaagtagaaaaatacattttaaaaaatgatgacaaaattaacaaaatagaaCTTTAACCAAATCAGGCCCGCAAACaagacataaagaaaaaaacaagaagaaaatatacAAGGAAACAtatttaaacaacaaaaacaaaaaggatataATCTAATTTTTACAGCTTAACTCTTACCAACCGATGCGAGCCCTAATGATAAAAATCTTGAAACCCATaacaaaatagataaataacCCTAGAAAACTGAAATTCAAGTTTGGATAAAAACCTTGACTCACATGGATAACCATATatctaagaataaaaaataatagaaaaaaacttgaacatgTTATTTATAGCGAAACAAGAACTCAAAATATACGAGGATATCATGAGGTTGATTATATCTTAATAAGTTAGATGTTAATCTTTATTATAATAAACGTGATTTTACACTAAGGTCCCGTTTGTTTCACGAAAaatggttttcttgaaaatcactttccaaactttcccgtgtttgtttgtcattacaAAAAttagtcaacggaaaacactttctagtcaaagaaaaatttggcttggtttgcaggaaagtattttccttttattttgagcgaaaaacacttttcagaagttgtaaaaaatttagaaatatcatattatttgctgattatatcaaatttggtcatcaaacttttgattgctatatattttattttgcatcttttttttaattttatcccttataatttgatttaatatgatttttatattaactttggtttttattttcatgattgttatttacttttcttttaatatttttttaattgaatttttttatctatcaaatttggttcttattcttttgattgttacttattttatttgaaataatttatgaaattattattattattattttaatttcatcatcttttaattttttttattattattattttaatttcatcatcttttaatttttttatctgttagatttgatcttcattattttgattgtcattttttttatttgagataatttgtgaaattagatttttttttcaatttcattctcattcaactttttaaa
This window contains:
- the LOC7483467 gene encoding uncharacterized protein LOC7483467, with the translated sequence MGGSRWLRPEVYPLFAAVGVAVGICGFQLARNICINPEVRVTKQNRAAGVLDNFSEGEKYSEHGLRKLVRNRSPQIMPSINNFFTDPKLN